A section of the Ignavibacteriales bacterium genome encodes:
- a CDS encoding DUF3298 domain-containing protein, with protein sequence MRKIQSFLICCLLVLFAGSALSQDGKEPPYGIKYETKTLKRTLQGCDTTSSNCPEFDLTYVWMTEGKNKDLFNGYAKNVILNDIFRMEDTKYNTIEEMADGFIDEFVKFQKEYPDVPPVGWYLDASYQNLNELSQVVSFELGYEMYTGGAHPVHYLTYYNYDYNTGKPVQLKDIFVHGFEKKLNQLVDKAFRKENDLEPNQPLTDADMFEDHIEYNDNFLLTPQGIYFFYNIYEIKPYAAGTTELLVPYSDLIDLIDENGLGIY encoded by the coding sequence ATGAGAAAAATCCAATCATTTTTAATTTGTTGTTTATTAGTTCTTTTTGCCGGAAGCGCGCTTTCACAGGACGGTAAAGAGCCGCCATACGGCATTAAGTATGAAACCAAGACGCTCAAAAGAACGCTCCAAGGGTGCGATACGACCTCCAGTAACTGTCCTGAATTTGACCTTACTTATGTCTGGATGACCGAGGGAAAAAACAAGGATCTGTTTAATGGATATGCAAAGAACGTAATACTGAATGATATATTCAGGATGGAGGATACAAAATACAATACGATAGAAGAAATGGCAGACGGGTTTATCGACGAGTTCGTGAAATTCCAGAAGGAATATCCCGATGTCCCGCCGGTAGGATGGTACTTGGATGCAAGCTACCAAAACTTAAATGAGCTTTCACAGGTAGTAAGTTTCGAGCTCGGGTATGAAATGTATACAGGAGGGGCTCACCCTGTTCATTACCTTACTTATTACAATTATGATTACAATACAGGTAAGCCGGTTCAGCTCAAGGATATTTTCGTGCACGGCTTTGAGAAGAAACTTAATCAACTGGTCGATAAAGCATTCCGCAAGGAAAATGATCTCGAACCAAACCAGCCATTAACCGACGCAGACATGTTCGAGGATCATATCGAGTATAATGACAATTTTTTATTAACACCTCAGGGGATCTATTTCTTTTATAATATCTATGAGATAAAGCCTTACGCGGCAGGTACTACAGAACTTCTCGTACCATATAGTGATCTGATAGACCTGATAGACGAAAATGGTCTAGGAATATACTAA
- a CDS encoding site-specific integrase, with protein MASLYKKRGKWHIDYWVNGKRHTKNTGIKANPDTKKKATRIKREIEDALSSPEVMDNHSSTQTLEEAYGFCLNNKFNPSLYSKSHIDQFKIAMKRFKNIVDRNKSIQDITRSDISTFIATVKPEISNATLHTYIRYLKIFFNFLVDEELIKKTPISKKLIPKREKNAIIVFTNNEVNLILKESIERDENLYDIFMLLLLTGLRPIDLMNLKSEDFNLKKRIIRVKVSKSSKEILFPIYNELEEFIDRRLLSKLKFSKGLIFNGYSVEKVGDKFQEIKNKLNIPRNYKYTLKTFRKTFATRMASLGVPIFDVANLLGHDSIKTTTQYYTEADIESLRNRLNQKLAG; from the coding sequence ATGGCATCTCTATACAAAAAAAGAGGAAAGTGGCATATTGATTACTGGGTTAATGGTAAAAGACACACCAAAAATACAGGAATAAAAGCAAATCCCGATACTAAGAAAAAAGCAACTAGGATCAAACGTGAAATCGAAGATGCTTTGAGTTCACCTGAGGTAATGGATAATCACAGTAGTACACAAACATTAGAAGAAGCTTATGGATTTTGCCTTAATAACAAATTCAATCCTTCATTATATTCTAAATCGCATATTGATCAGTTCAAGATTGCCATGAAAAGATTTAAGAATATTGTCGACAGAAATAAATCCATTCAGGATATCACAAGATCCGATATCTCTACATTCATTGCTACTGTAAAACCAGAAATATCCAATGCTACATTGCATACATACATTCGATATTTAAAAATCTTCTTTAACTTTTTAGTAGATGAAGAGCTAATTAAAAAAACACCTATATCAAAAAAATTGATTCCGAAAAGAGAAAAAAATGCGATCATAGTATTTACGAACAATGAGGTTAACTTAATTCTAAAAGAATCGATTGAACGCGATGAAAATTTATATGATATATTTATGCTTCTTTTGTTGACCGGTTTAAGACCAATAGATCTTATGAATTTGAAATCTGAGGATTTTAATTTAAAGAAAAGAATCATTCGGGTGAAGGTATCTAAGTCAAGTAAAGAGATCCTGTTTCCTATTTATAACGAGCTTGAAGAATTTATTGATAGAAGACTGTTGTCTAAACTCAAATTCTCAAAAGGTTTAATATTTAATGGATATTCGGTTGAAAAAGTGGGTGACAAATTTCAAGAGATTAAGAACAAATTAAACATTCCCAGAAATTATAAATATACACTGAAAACATTCAGGAAAACATTCGCAACCAGAATGGCATCTCTAGGTGTCCCAATCTTTGATGTAGCAAATCTACTTGGTCATGATAGCATTAAAACCACAACACAGTATTACACTGAAGCTGATATCGAATCACTTAGGAACAGGCTTAACCAAAAGCTTGCCGGATAG
- a CDS encoding ATP-binding protein, producing MEYVDNSFDAFTDKDDDSSGTIKTKYDTSLIINVNIIEKPLSDRRIEITDNCHGISDISEIIKNIGNSDKKMQTWTNGQFGFGIYSFMAACSKLQIISKTKDKKVKSVEIFKDDFSKDKISDIKLDVKDYDKNFPYDTGTKIILSDFSQNDWQEIDIHHIVSEIKDHFELLLKEIPNDVKVIKGSRSFKCKPFDYNAYKGEEFKKEFKIVDEATNSEYPSPIRIYLKFTNGKSIERSPVFISRKRRVQKVSELKIFDTEKKSRIWKHPLITGYVDTGGILKPTISRTEYKKDLNAKRLFTMLRRVEDEIIDWVNENTSKNTLNNFSHIEDFFNERVLQIESDTIKKTEIPIHQYDEVKLSQDKNDPKRECILLFTEQDDNLLSNEYPTVISLIDDDTEDKQSVKSIDKYSDFVSKEINVKRKYGLRNTITLKIDGESNPVINASGIALRSHLIEKTVVIFKKHPDFERRIKHSPNGNTYVTKELIHYLALEYLSNVFTHSDGEGEDRIIKINLLKDSFYKLQQELNGLKGQKLTSIY from the coding sequence ATGGAGTATGTCGATAACTCCTTCGATGCATTCACTGACAAAGATGACGATTCATCGGGTACGATTAAAACTAAATATGATACAAGCTTAATTATAAATGTAAATATTATTGAAAAGCCATTATCTGATAGGCGAATTGAAATAACCGACAATTGTCATGGCATTTCTGATATTTCTGAAATAATAAAGAATATTGGTAATTCGGATAAAAAAATGCAAACGTGGACTAACGGTCAATTTGGATTTGGTATATACTCCTTTATGGCTGCTTGTAGTAAACTTCAAATAATTTCAAAAACAAAAGATAAAAAAGTAAAATCTGTTGAGATTTTTAAGGATGATTTCTCAAAAGATAAAATTTCAGATATAAAACTTGATGTGAAAGATTATGATAAAAATTTCCCTTATGATACCGGTACCAAAATTATTCTATCGGATTTTTCACAAAACGATTGGCAGGAAATTGATATACATCACATAGTTTCCGAAATTAAAGATCATTTTGAGTTACTTTTAAAAGAAATACCAAATGATGTAAAAGTTATTAAAGGAAGTAGGTCTTTCAAGTGCAAGCCATTTGATTATAACGCTTATAAAGGAGAAGAATTTAAAAAGGAATTTAAAATTGTTGATGAAGCTACAAATAGCGAGTATCCTAGTCCTATCCGCATCTACCTTAAATTTACCAATGGAAAATCTATAGAAAGATCACCTGTGTTTATTTCTAGAAAGCGCAGAGTCCAAAAAGTATCTGAATTAAAAATCTTTGACACGGAAAAAAAATCAAGGATATGGAAACACCCATTAATAACAGGTTATGTAGATACCGGTGGAATATTAAAGCCAACCATCTCTAGAACTGAATACAAAAAAGATTTGAATGCTAAAAGACTATTTACAATGCTAAGAAGAGTTGAGGATGAAATTATAGACTGGGTAAACGAAAATACTTCCAAAAATACATTGAATAATTTCTCACACATCGAAGACTTCTTCAATGAGAGAGTTTTACAAATTGAATCTGATACAATTAAAAAAACTGAAATTCCTATTCATCAATATGATGAGGTAAAATTGTCACAAGATAAGAACGACCCCAAAAGAGAATGCATATTACTTTTCACTGAACAAGACGATAATCTACTATCCAATGAATATCCTACGGTTATATCCCTCATTGATGATGATACTGAGGATAAACAATCAGTCAAAAGTATTGATAAGTATAGTGATTTTGTTTCGAAAGAGATAAACGTTAAACGTAAATATGGGCTTAGGAATACAATAACTCTTAAAATTGACGGTGAATCTAACCCGGTGATTAATGCCTCAGGAATCGCTCTTAGATCTCATCTAATTGAAAAAACTGTTGTAATATTTAAAAAACATCCAGACTTTGAAAGGAGGATAAAACATTCACCAAATGGCAATACTTATGTAACTAAAGAATTAATTCACTATCTCGCGCTTGAATATTTATCTAATGTCTTTACACATTCTGATGGAGAAGGTGAAGATAGAATAATTAAAATAAACCTTTTAAAAGACTCATTTTATAAGCTTCAACAAGAGTTAAATGGTTTAAAAGGTCAAAAGTTAACATCAATCTATTAA
- a CDS encoding ThiF family adenylyltransferase: protein MDNLISELYKRQEDHLPSFSDKSAIVIGCGGVGSWIAIDLALIGMGSIILIDKDQLEASNLNRTLFKVTQIGESKTKAVESLIHERRPDAIVLSIEDYFKTEHLEKYNVDYVFDATDNLASRKLIKDLKDQDTLHIPYCKCGYDGYFATLSLNEFEAGRWGEEGSYQIVSSFFGTPQILSAIAVIEMLLLEDTKQISVNFKSNNLINKIGEAYGISQE from the coding sequence ATGGACAACTTAATTTCTGAATTATACAAAAGACAAGAAGACCACCTCCCTTCTTTTTCGGACAAATCAGCAATTGTTATAGGTTGCGGAGGAGTGGGTTCCTGGATTGCAATAGACCTGGCATTAATAGGAATGGGAAGCATAATATTAATTGATAAAGACCAACTTGAAGCAAGTAACCTTAATAGAACTTTATTTAAGGTTACTCAGATAGGTGAATCCAAAACCAAGGCTGTGGAATCTCTTATTCATGAAAGGAGACCCGATGCGATAGTTTTATCAATAGAAGATTATTTTAAAACAGAACATCTCGAAAAATATAATGTTGATTACGTTTTTGATGCGACAGATAACCTGGCATCCCGAAAACTAATCAAGGATTTGAAGGATCAAGACACTCTTCATATACCATATTGTAAATGTGGCTATGACGGTTATTTCGCAACCCTAAGTCTGAATGAATTTGAAGCAGGCAGATGGGGTGAAGAAGGATCCTATCAGATAGTATCAAGCTTTTTTGGCACTCCACAGATCCTTTCAGCAATTGCTGTTATTGAAATGCTACTCTTGGAAGATACAAAGCAGATTAGTGTAAACTTCAAATCCAATAATTTAATAAACAAAATAGGAGAAGCATATGGAATCAGCCAAGAATAG
- a CDS encoding helix-turn-helix domain-containing protein, producing MPKYSKNKSNFGHLIKTHRKLMGLTQEELADQVGVKFQQIQKYEYNLNLPSIENGIKICKILKIPIEKIFGENHKDDLLKEAKKDIVDNYQLVKLLSRNKELLPFIRAYDSNRKELQNINFSAILKDFLKLSPKSRKALKDVIKKLP from the coding sequence GTGCCAAAATACAGCAAAAATAAATCAAATTTCGGACATTTAATTAAAACCCACCGAAAATTAATGGGCTTAACACAAGAAGAATTGGCTGATCAGGTGGGTGTAAAATTTCAGCAGATTCAGAAATATGAATATAATTTAAATCTTCCATCAATTGAAAACGGAATTAAGATTTGTAAGATCCTAAAAATACCAATTGAAAAGATATTTGGTGAAAACCATAAGGATGACCTCTTAAAGGAGGCTAAAAAGGATATTGTTGACAACTACCAACTGGTAAAATTGTTAAGCCGTAATAAAGAACTGTTGCCTTTTATTCGGGCTTATGACAGCAATAGAAAAGAGCTACAAAATATCAATTTTAGTGCAATTTTGAAGGATTTCCTGAAACTATCCCCAAAGTCCCGTAAAGCTTTAAAAGATGTCATTAAGAAGCTTCCCTGA
- a CDS encoding DEAD/DEAH box helicase family protein, whose product MLNLPPLLFQAKYSIGMVDHLISPEKPVVVSRINKIKISSRIEEDVYILEDGQRVIITERKTLERPDEIDGVLKYNPEGKLIWISNKLVEVFQERFNKNSLRELSEEISSNWKGHFNFHSEQKDDDGSVIVKGLRPPQIGSLHAIGAHWSLHKQPATIVMPTGTGKTETMLSTLVAYSPGKVLVVVPSKILRDQTKNKFITLGLLRHLGNLYTEATNPIVATITKRPKRVEDLKILEDANVIIATMAVLSEQSAMQFANDIADRIDLLIVDEAHHIGANSWITFRENFKQKVLQFTATPYRRDGKLVDGKVIYEYPLHSAQQDGYFKKISFRPVYEIDPDDGDIIIAKQAIQQLKEDISEGKNHLMMVRCKNIARATCILSIYNEFGSEFNPVIIHSEEDESEEALNNLKSGNSKIVVCVNMLGEGFDLPELKIAAIHDTHKSLAVILQFTGRFTRTAGENIGDATVIANIADQDVSYALERLYSEDADWNQLLSEFSSEAARSHNALINFLNSSEKLDQSVEDEQIEISHHLLRPTLSTLFYKANSFRPKKFIEGIPKGIYIHRVWLHQESNTLYFVTRAEPHIRWTRSNKVKDRTWHLHVLHFNEDQNLLYLSSSDKSSKHEKIAKAVGATEIVSGDVIFRSLGNINRLLFQNLGLQKHGRRNLRYASYAGSDVATALSISERTGSIKSNLNGTGWENGRFISIGCSYKGRVWSREAGVIPELVEWCDGIGEKILDDSIDTRNIIANVLIPEEVTELPDKVILSIEWPIEILRQSEERVVIYNGDNEKSISMIDIELIKTDKETNTIEFCLRSDDELWGNYALTIGGAEVFKVRRTSTDPISITVGNISLPVEDYFSDYPPLIRFVDLSELDGDLLVRPQSTENIVFPEERFEVWDWSEVDITKESMWKDGAKRENTIQERVAQEFIEGGFDVVFDDDSSGEAADLICFKEEEDCIRFVLVHCKFTTAQSPGERVKDVVEVCSQAVRSAKWKWKFKNLGKHILEREKKASNGPRETRFLKGSKADINKFAKLMRLKELKPEIIIVQPGLSRSNHTPEQIAVLAAAYSYLKETIGVDLDLICSE is encoded by the coding sequence ATTCTAAATTTACCTCCATTGTTGTTTCAAGCTAAATACTCTATTGGCATGGTAGATCATTTAATTAGCCCAGAAAAGCCAGTAGTTGTGAGCCGTATAAATAAGATTAAGATATCTTCTCGAATTGAAGAGGATGTATATATTTTAGAAGATGGACAACGGGTCATTATAACTGAACGGAAGACATTAGAAAGACCTGATGAAATTGACGGTGTTTTAAAGTACAACCCTGAAGGGAAATTGATTTGGATTTCAAATAAATTAGTTGAAGTATTTCAAGAAAGATTTAATAAAAACAGTCTCAGAGAATTGTCAGAAGAAATATCTAGTAACTGGAAAGGTCATTTTAATTTTCATTCAGAGCAAAAAGATGATGATGGGTCTGTAATTGTCAAGGGACTTCGACCTCCTCAAATAGGTAGTCTCCATGCAATAGGTGCACACTGGAGCTTACATAAACAACCCGCTACAATTGTAATGCCCACCGGAACTGGAAAAACAGAAACAATGCTCTCGACTTTAGTAGCCTATTCTCCCGGGAAAGTACTAGTTGTCGTCCCTTCTAAAATTCTAAGGGATCAAACAAAAAATAAATTCATAACCTTGGGCTTGCTCCGACATTTAGGAAATTTATATACAGAAGCTACTAATCCTATTGTTGCAACTATTACAAAACGCCCTAAAAGAGTAGAAGATCTAAAAATTCTAGAAGATGCAAATGTGATCATAGCTACTATGGCTGTATTAAGCGAGCAATCTGCAATGCAATTTGCAAATGATATTGCTGATAGGATTGATTTATTAATTGTGGATGAGGCCCATCACATTGGAGCAAATAGTTGGATTACATTTAGAGAAAATTTTAAACAAAAGGTATTACAATTCACCGCAACACCGTATAGGAGAGACGGTAAATTAGTAGACGGCAAAGTTATTTATGAGTATCCTTTGCATTCTGCACAGCAAGATGGTTATTTTAAAAAAATCTCATTTCGCCCTGTATATGAAATTGATCCTGATGATGGAGATATAATAATTGCTAAACAAGCTATCCAACAATTGAAAGAGGATATTTCAGAAGGTAAAAACCATTTAATGATGGTTCGATGTAAAAATATAGCTAGAGCAACTTGTATTCTTTCAATTTATAATGAATTTGGTTCTGAATTTAATCCAGTTATAATTCACTCAGAAGAAGATGAGTCTGAGGAAGCCTTAAATAACTTAAAATCGGGAAATTCTAAAATTGTTGTATGTGTGAATATGTTAGGTGAAGGATTTGATCTACCTGAGTTAAAAATAGCAGCTATACATGATACTCATAAAAGTTTAGCTGTTATACTTCAGTTTACAGGGAGATTTACTCGAACAGCTGGTGAGAATATTGGAGATGCTACAGTAATTGCTAATATTGCAGATCAGGATGTTTCATATGCTTTAGAAAGATTGTATAGCGAAGATGCAGATTGGAACCAGCTTCTAAGCGAATTTAGTTCGGAAGCAGCTAGATCTCATAACGCATTAATAAATTTTTTAAACTCTTCGGAGAAATTGGATCAATCTGTAGAAGATGAGCAAATTGAAATTTCACATCATTTATTAAGACCAACATTAAGTACTTTATTCTACAAAGCAAACAGTTTTCGTCCAAAGAAATTTATAGAAGGTATTCCAAAAGGAATTTATATACATCGTGTATGGTTGCATCAAGAGTCTAATACGCTTTATTTTGTCACTAGGGCAGAGCCTCATATTCGTTGGACACGATCAAATAAAGTTAAAGATAGAACGTGGCATCTACACGTCCTCCATTTTAATGAAGATCAAAACTTACTTTACTTATCTTCAAGTGATAAATCTTCTAAACATGAAAAAATTGCAAAAGCAGTGGGAGCGACTGAAATAGTATCTGGCGATGTTATATTTAGATCACTAGGGAATATTAATCGATTGCTATTTCAAAATCTTGGATTACAAAAACATGGTCGGCGAAATTTACGTTACGCTTCATACGCTGGTTCAGATGTTGCAACTGCATTGAGTATTTCTGAAAGAACTGGTTCAATAAAATCAAATTTGAATGGAACTGGTTGGGAAAATGGTCGATTTATTTCAATCGGATGTTCGTATAAAGGCAGAGTATGGTCAAGAGAAGCGGGGGTGATACCAGAGCTAGTAGAGTGGTGTGATGGAATTGGAGAAAAAATTCTAGATGACTCGATTGATACTCGAAACATAATAGCGAATGTTCTGATTCCAGAAGAAGTAACAGAACTTCCTGACAAGGTTATTTTAAGCATCGAATGGCCAATAGAAATTTTAAGACAATCCGAGGAAAGAGTAGTGATTTATAACGGAGATAATGAGAAATCCATTTCAATGATTGACATTGAGCTAATTAAAACTGATAAAGAAACAAATACAATAGAATTTTGCTTAAGGTCAGATGATGAACTATGGGGGAATTATGCCCTTACTATTGGGGGAGCAGAAGTATTTAAGGTTAGAAGAACATCCACAGATCCTATATCTATAACTGTTGGGAATATAAGTCTCCCGGTTGAAGACTATTTTTCGGATTATCCCCCTCTAATTAGATTCGTTGATTTATCTGAACTAGATGGTGATTTGTTAGTGAGACCACAAAGTACAGAAAATATAGTTTTCCCCGAAGAGAGATTTGAAGTTTGGGATTGGAGTGAAGTTGATATAACGAAAGAATCAATGTGGAAGGACGGTGCCAAACGCGAAAATACTATTCAAGAACGAGTCGCCCAGGAATTTATTGAAGGCGGCTTTGATGTAGTATTTGATGATGATTCAAGCGGAGAGGCTGCAGACTTAATATGTTTTAAGGAAGAAGAGGACTGCATTCGTTTCGTACTTGTGCATTGTAAATTTACTACTGCACAATCTCCAGGAGAACGTGTAAAAGATGTGGTAGAGGTCTGTTCACAAGCGGTTAGATCTGCAAAGTGGAAGTGGAAATTTAAAAATTTAGGTAAACATATTCTTGAAAGAGAAAAAAAGGCATCCAATGGTCCAAGAGAAACAAGATTTTTGAAAGGAAGTAAGGCGGATATAAATAAATTTGCCAAATTAATGCGATTGAAAGAGCTCAAGCCAGAAATAATTATTGTTCAGCCAGGTTTGTCAAGATCTAATCATACTCCAGAACAAATAGCAGTTCTTGCTGCCGCATATAGTTATCTTAAAGAGACAATAGGAGTAGATCTTGATTTAATCTGTAGTGAATAA
- a CDS encoding DUF3298 domain-containing protein: MKYSSITFVLLLAFIFYSCGQKKENDAQNNGDTKTETSSAPKFEEKVLFQSYNGCKENSDSCSYIKITYDEMTAGKSMNAVNLQINTILLTTMYPLGDSTYGSLDAMMNGFIKDYETTKKEIPDMPGSWYLNATMKDTTGTEKILSFRQNFDMFTGGAHPSYFEYYYNFNAETGDSITLNDIFNPGYEKQLTDLVVAKFRKDQNLPADKPLTDAGLFADSLTFNNNFLLTKEGITFHYNIYEIWAYVYGPAEVFIPYADLKAILKENGIY, from the coding sequence ATGAAATACTCATCAATTACATTCGTTTTATTACTTGCCTTTATTTTCTATTCCTGCGGGCAAAAGAAAGAAAATGATGCACAAAACAACGGGGATACTAAGACAGAAACATCATCAGCTCCTAAATTCGAGGAAAAGGTTTTATTCCAGAGCTATAACGGATGCAAGGAGAATTCAGACAGCTGTTCGTATATAAAGATCACTTATGATGAAATGACTGCGGGAAAAAGCATGAACGCGGTTAATTTACAGATTAACACCATACTTCTCACAACCATGTATCCGCTTGGCGACAGCACATACGGATCCTTGGACGCGATGATGAACGGGTTTATAAAGGATTACGAAACTACAAAGAAAGAGATTCCCGATATGCCGGGAAGCTGGTATCTGAATGCAACAATGAAAGATACTACCGGTACCGAAAAAATATTGAGTTTCAGGCAAAACTTCGACATGTTCACGGGTGGGGCTCACCCCTCATATTTTGAATATTACTATAATTTTAATGCTGAGACCGGTGATTCTATCACATTGAATGACATATTCAACCCGGGATATGAGAAACAACTTACTGACTTGGTCGTCGCAAAATTCCGTAAAGACCAAAATCTCCCCGCAGATAAGCCTCTCACAGATGCAGGACTATTTGCTGATTCACTTACTTTCAATAACAACTTCCTGCTCACAAAGGAAGGTATAACTTTTCATTATAATATCTATGAGATCTGGGCTTATGTATATGGACCGGCGGAAGTGTTTATTCCCTATGCTGACCTAAAAGCCATATTAAAGGAAAACGGGATATACTAG
- a CDS encoding DUF2958 domain-containing protein, with product MKLFTSEIEDRAQKQYPLANDLDNQIVVAKFFNPIGSGTWYLVNQDPEDPNYCWGIADLFCVEVGSFSKSDLENTRLPFGLKIERDLYFDEVNAGELYRKLLKEENN from the coding sequence ATGAAACTATTTACAAGTGAAATAGAAGATAGAGCCCAAAAACAATACCCGCTTGCCAATGATCTTGATAACCAAATAGTCGTTGCAAAGTTTTTTAATCCAATTGGATCAGGAACATGGTATCTGGTAAACCAAGACCCGGAAGATCCGAATTACTGCTGGGGAATAGCTGATTTATTTTGCGTAGAAGTCGGCAGCTTCTCAAAATCAGATCTAGAAAATACTAGATTACCTTTTGGACTAAAGATTGAAAGAGATTTATACTTTGACGAAGTTAACGCAGGTGAGTTATATCGTAAGCTTTTAAAAGAAGAAAATAATTAA
- a CDS encoding T9SS type A sorting domain-containing protein: MNKYFISLSVILLIVISSIPKRTDAQLLNGYNQQLYTSVFDAAEGVAMPFLLQQGYMTLPGVTIYNDTMLMYNGQAYTLNNLYQNPESGNPNNYYLDHTLYGQYQIEIFTNVWHINIPNVFYNYIEHSFSSLADCVGYGTRVLSSVGDTTENGNGYLSLIKILKTANTTVMAARGFVASAYEIGAGFPTLPDNNPGSWEYISGNVIADSIDAYNHRLHPSVGQYNGRVKGGYNFSRKGDILGFAYGPGGESNGHFMVMADDPYQVNFDTLNRIYPNVPDTSIQSFLNTYNVWATPVYDCSGQKAHFYDSRIYTSGIGHGVLWILTDPSTNTPQGLIFKEPASNTTQIYTQMLDVSHTWAISVGRYNVDNVGIGNTGINGLPLKVNLAQNYPNPFNPETKIRFDVPKAANVELIVYDAGGKEVEKLINNDLNAGSYESKWNASRYASGVYFYTLRTGSISETRKMVVIK, from the coding sequence ATGAACAAATACTTTATCTCCCTTTCGGTAATTCTATTAATAGTAATATCCTCGATCCCGAAACGCACCGATGCACAGCTTCTAAACGGATATAACCAGCAGCTATATACTTCCGTATTCGACGCGGCGGAGGGGGTCGCTATGCCGTTCTTGTTACAGCAAGGATACATGACACTTCCGGGTGTAACCATATACAATGACACGATGCTGATGTACAATGGCCAGGCTTACACACTGAACAACCTGTATCAGAATCCGGAATCGGGTAATCCGAACAATTATTACCTGGATCATACCCTTTACGGTCAATACCAGATAGAAATTTTCACGAACGTGTGGCACATAAATATTCCGAACGTGTTTTACAATTATATTGAGCATTCCTTTTCTTCACTGGCAGATTGCGTCGGGTATGGGACACGTGTGCTCTCTTCCGTGGGGGATACAACCGAAAACGGTAACGGTTACCTATCGCTGATAAAAATATTAAAGACTGCAAACACGACCGTGATGGCGGCAAGAGGTTTTGTTGCATCAGCATACGAGATCGGTGCTGGATTTCCCACACTTCCCGATAATAACCCGGGAAGCTGGGAGTATATATCCGGCAATGTTATTGCCGATTCGATCGATGCATACAATCACAGGCTTCACCCTTCGGTGGGGCAATATAACGGACGCGTTAAGGGCGGGTACAACTTCTCGAGAAAGGGCGACATCCTGGGATTTGCTTACGGTCCGGGTGGTGAATCTAACGGTCACTTCATGGTAATGGCTGATGACCCTTACCAGGTGAATTTCGATACACTTAACAGGATCTATCCAAACGTACCTGACACATCTATACAAAGTTTTCTTAATACCTATAATGTATGGGCAACCCCGGTGTATGACTGCTCCGGACAAAAGGCACACTTTTATGACTCACGCATATATACAAGTGGTATTGGACATGGTGTGCTCTGGATACTTACCGACCCTTCTACCAATACACCCCAAGGACTTATTTTCAAAGAGCCGGCTAGCAATACAACGCAGATATATACACAGATGCTGGACGTAAGCCATACATGGGCGATCTCTGTCGGACGTTATAACGTGGATAATGTAGGTATAGGAAATACAGGAATAAACGGACTGCCCCTAAAAGTAAACCTTGCTCAAAACTATCCAAACCCGTTTAATCCGGAAACGAAGATACGATTTGATGTACCTAAAGCCGCTAACGTCGAGCTGATTGTTTATGATGCAGGAGGAAAGGAAGTAGAAAAGCTGATAAACAACGACTTAAATGCCGGAAGCTACGAGTCTAAATGGAATGCGTCACGCTATGCCAGCGGAGTGTATTTTTATACATTAAGAACCGGGAGCATTTCGGAAACAAGGAAAATGGTTGTAATTAAATAA